AGCGCGCTCGAGGCAGCGGGCCAGGGCCTCGTCGTGACCGCAGGGGAAGAGGAGCCCGTTGTCTTCATGCCGGATCCACTCGCGATTGCCGGCGATGTCGGAGACCACGGGGAAACAACCGGCTGCCATCGCCTCCAAGAGCGACACCGAGGTGCTGTCGCTTCGCGCCGTGGAAACGTAGACCTGCGCCGCCAGCAGCTCGCGATCCAGCACTGCCGGCGCCAGCCAGCCGAGGAAGCGTACCGGCGTGGCCGGTGGCCGTTCGCGGAGCCGCCGCTGCAGGGCTTCGGCCTGCGAGCCCGTGCCCGCGAGGCGCAGCTCGGTCCGCGCCGCCAGAGCCGCAGGCAGGCGTTCCACGGCGCGCAGTAATGTCTCCACGTCGTACACCGGCTCGAGCCTCCGGCTGCTGAGGAGCACGAGCGGCTCCGACGGACGGGGTGGCGGTGTGGCGAAGCGCCCGCTTTCGATGCCGAAGGGGACGACGAGGAGGCGCGCCGCGGGAACGCCGAAGCGCACGATGGCGCGCCCCAGCATCTCCGCATCCGCGGTCACTCGATCGCAGCGGGCGAGAACGTGTCGCGTGCGCCAGCGATGCAGCGGCGATTTGCGTGGCACGAGCAGGATGTCGCTCCCCAGCGTCGTCAGCACCAGCGGCCGCGCTCCGAGCCGCACCGCCATCCAGCCGTAGTTGGGCAGGAAATGCGCGTTCACCACGTCGGGCCGGAAACGGCGGAGCTCCGCCGCCGCCGCCGGGAGGCTGGCGGTGTAGCGCAGGAACCGCGGCAGCCAGGCACGGGGCGGCAGCGACACCACCGGGCAGGCCCCGGTCTCGCCCGTTTCTAGGCTGAGGAGCAAGCAGGCGTGACCGCGGTGCGCGAAGTATTCGACCCAGCGCCGGGTGTGGGGAAGGGAAGCGTCTGCGAGGAAGGCGAGCCGCACCGGGGCATGCTACGCAATGCGGGGGGCCGGCGCCACTCTCTGGCGCCGGCAACCCCGGGAAAGGCTATCGATAGAGATTCTTGACCTGGCTCCAGGTCCTGTCGTGCACAGCGGTCGAGCAGTCCGCATTGAAGCTGAAATCGCTCCCGGTGACCGCGACGGGTGTGAAGATAGGGTTGTCGCACAGGAGCAGCATCGGGCTCAAGTACGTCGGATTACTCGGTGGGTTC
The sequence above is a segment of the Candidatus Krumholzibacteriia bacterium genome. Coding sequences within it:
- a CDS encoding glycosyltransferase family 4 protein, with the protein product MRLAFLADASLPHTRRWVEYFAHRGHACLLLSLETGETGACPVVSLPPRAWLPRFLRYTASLPAAAAELRRFRPDVVNAHFLPNYGWMAVRLGARPLVLTTLGSDILLVPRKSPLHRWRTRHVLARCDRVTADAEMLGRAIVRFGVPAARLLVVPFGIESGRFATPPPRPSEPLVLLSSRRLEPVYDVETLLRAVERLPAALAARTELRLAGTGSQAEALQRRLRERPPATPVRFLGWLAPAVLDRELLAAQVYVSTARSDSTSVSLLEAMAAGCFPVVSDIAGNREWIRHEDNGLLFPCGHDEALARCLERACADAELRARAAVKNRALVAERACWERNMESVERLFQSLAPGGEPVPGVLPGGP